In the genome of Mytilus edulis chromosome 3, xbMytEdul2.2, whole genome shotgun sequence, one region contains:
- the LOC139517199 gene encoding cholesterol 24-hydroxylase-like: protein MFPEQFIVYFPYILAALMTFLAVCIAYAAYRINELHKMYDHIPGPERTSFWTGNLNYITTADKEGKHFGDLLLDLVKKYGHTFKLILISKPLVVSVNQEAVKALLVTGGHKKSDDIYKRASKVFGKRCLGNGLVTETNNEKWSLKRNLMNPAFKREYLIELMGPFNECVDKLIVQLHKLAAYKSPVCMMTQFSRTTLDVLSKVAFDKEVNSLENDDNQFPTAIRSIMDGMSIKKLSPYVQNSPTYWFYRRNVRKSVELIRETGKQWIKERIQAINNDETVPNDILTHTVKMMGENTDLDFEEIIDDFCTFFIAGQDTISTATTFAVMFLVQNPDKMKKLVDDIDTVVGSKAKIDYNDLGKMNYLDMVWKETLRLYPPSISTVRETEKDFVIDGIYIPGGTDINLSTYISSRLPEFNDRPLEFLPERFEPDSPIKPSIYTYYPFTLGPRICLGQQFAKIEGKLILAKLFQNFEVRLEPGQSLHVVLESTLKLKDGLKCFLVPR from the exons tttttggACTGGAAATTTGAATTATATTACGACAGCAGACAAGGAAGGAAAACATTTTGGAGATCTATTACTTGATTT AGTAAAGAAATATGGACATACATTTAAATTGATTCTGATTTCTAAACCATTAGTGGTTTCAGTTAACCAAGAAGCAGTTAAG GCATTGTTAGTAACTGGTGGTCACAAGAAGTCAGATGATATCTATAAAAGAGCAAGCAAAGTATTTGGAAAAAG ATGTCTTGGTAATGGACTTGTGACAGAAACCAACAATGAAAAATGGAGCCTTAAGAGAAATCTCATGAATCCAGCATTTAAAAGAGA ATACTTGATAGAATTAATGGGTCCCTTTAATGAATGTGTTGATAAATTGATTGTCCAGTTACACAAACTTGCTGCTTACAAATCACCAGTCTGTATGATGACACAGTTTTCCAGGACAACATTAGATGTACTGTCCAAG GTAGCTTTTGATAAAGAAGTCAACAGTTTGGAAAATGATGACAACCAGTTCCCTACAGCAATAAGAAGTATAATGGATGGAATGTCTATAAAGAAACTATCACCATATGTACAA AATAGTCCAACTTACTGGTTCTATAGAAGAAATGTTAGGAAGAGTGTAGAACTGATAAGAGAAACAGGCAAACAATGGATAAAGGAAAGAATACAGGCTATTAACAATGATGAGACTGTTCCTAATGATATACTAACACACACAGTTAAAATGATGG GTGAAAATACTGATCTGGATTTTGAAGAAATTATTGATGACTTCTGCACTTTTTTCATAGCAG GACAAGACACCATATCAACTGCAACAACATTTGCTGTGATGTTCTTAGTGCAGAATCCAGATAAAATGAAGAA ACTTGTTGATGATATTGATACTGTTGTTGGATCCAAAGCTAAGATAGATTATAATGATCTTGGAAAAATGAACTATTTGGACATGGTATGGAAAGAAACTTTGCGACTCTATCCACCAAGTATATCCACTGTAAGAGAGACAGAGAAAGATTTTGTCATTGATGGAATTTATATTCCTGGTGGTACTGATATCAAT CTGAGTACATACATAAGTTCAAGACTTCCTGAATTCAATGACAGACCTTTAGAATTTCTACCTGAAAGATTTGAACCAGATTCACCAATAAA GCCCAGTATCTATACCTACTACCCATTTACACTTGGACCTAGGATCTGTTTAGGACAACAGTTTGCTAAG ATTGAAGGGAAACTCATATTGGCAAAgttgtttcaaaattttgaagTGAGACTTGAACCTGGACAGTCATTACATGTTGTTCTGGAATCTACCCTAAAACTGAAAGATGGATTGAAATGTTTCTTAGTACCACGCTAA